From Pseudorca crassidens isolate mPseCra1 chromosome 15, mPseCra1.hap1, whole genome shotgun sequence, one genomic window encodes:
- the ELFN1 gene encoding protein ELFN1, whose translation MAGCRQAAPWAWACVAAAALLLAGGLVRGDCWLIEGDKGFVWLAICSQNQPPYEAIPQQINSTVVDLRLNENRIRSVQYAALSRFGNLTYLNLTKNEIGYIEDGAFSGQFNLQVLQLGYNRLRNLTEGVLRGLSKLEYLYLQANLIEVVAPGAFWECPNIVNVDLSMNRIQRLHSATFAGLAKLSVCELYSNPFYCSCELLGFLRWLAAFTNATQTYDRVQCESPPLYSGYSLLGQGRHGQRSVLSKLQSVCTDASYAAETRPAPGRSPPPPPPPAPPAEPSEGPCAEDECFSGDGTTPLVALPTLAPQAEARPLMKVTQLTQNSATITVQLPSPFNRMYTLEHFNNSRSSTVSRLTRAQEEIRLTNLYALTNYTYCVVSTSSGLHHNHTCLTICLPKPPSPPGPVPGSSTATRYIMTVLGCLFGMVLVLGAVYYCLRRRRRREEQQQKAAAAAAAGSLQKTVIELKYGPEMEAPGLAPLPQGPLLGPEAVTRVPYLPAAAGELEQYKLAEGGETPKASKGSYLEVRSGGQAERRDGGPGPDSRSSVAEISTIAKEVDKVNQIINNCIDALKSESTSFQGGKAGAAAEPQLVLLSEPLAGKHGFLAPAYKDAFSHSLQRHHSAEAAPGAPRASTSSSGSARSPRPYRAEAAGAHKAAAAEAKYIEKSSPAADAILTVTPAAAVLRAEAEKSRQYGEHRHSYPGSHPAETPLPHEGPGGRKASILEPLTRPRPRDLAYSQLSPQYHNLSYSSSPEYTCRASQSIWERFRLSRRRHKDNGEFVAAGHALRKKVQFAQDEDLHDILDYWKGVSAQHKS comes from the coding sequence ATGGCCGGGTGCCGGCAGGCTGCGCCGTGGGCCTGGGCGTGCGTGGCGGCGGCCGCCCTGCTGCTCGCGGGCGGGCTGGTGCGCGGCGACTGCTGGCTGATCGAGGGCGACAAGGGCTTCGTGTGGCTGGCCATCTGCAGCCAGAACCAGCCGCCCTACGAGGCCATCCCGCAGCAGATAAACAGCACCGTCGTGGACCTGCGGCTGAACGAGAACCGCATCCGCAGCGTGCAGTACGCCGCGCTGAGCCGCTTCGGCAACCTCACGTACCTCAACCTCACCAAGAACGAGATCGGCTACATCGAGGACGGCGCCTTCTCGGGCCAGTTCAACCTGCAGGTGCTGCAGCTGGGCTACAACCGGCTGCGCAACCTGACGGAGGGCGTGCTGCGCGGCCTGAGCAAGCTGGAGTACCTGTACCTGCAGGCCAACCTCATCGAGGTGGTGGCGCCCGGCGCCTTCTGGGAGTGCCCCAACATCGTCAACGTCGACCTGTCCATGAACCGCATCCAGCGGCTGCACAGCGCCACCTTCGCGGGCCTGGCCAAGCTGTCCGTGTGCGAGCTCTACAGCAACCCCTTCTACTGCTCCTGCGAGCTGCTGGGCTTCCTGCGCTGGCTGGCGGCCTTCACCAACGCCACGCAGACCTACGACCGCGTGCAGTGCGAGTCGCCGCCGCTCTACTCGGGCTACTCCCTCCTGGGCCAGGGCCGCCACGGCCAGCGCAGCGTCCTCAGCAAGCTGCAGTCCGTGTGCACCGACGCCTCCTACGCGGCCGAGACCCGCCCGGCGCCCGGccgctcgccgccgccgccgccgccccccgcGCCGCCCGCGGAGCCCAGCGAGGGCCCCTGCGCCGAGGATGAGTGCTTCTCCGGCGACGGCACCACGCCGCTGGTGGCCCTGCCCACGCTGGCCCCGCAGGCCGAGGCCCGCCCGCTCATGAAGGTCACGCAGCTGACGCAGAACTCGGCCACCATCACGGTCCAGCTGCCCAGCCCGTTCAACCGCATGTACACGCTGGAGCACTTCAACAACAGCAGGTCGTCCACCGTGTCCAGGCTGACCCGGGCCCAGGAGGAGATCCGCCTGACCAACCTCTACGCGCTCACCAACTACACCTACTGCGTGGTCTCCACCAGCTCGGGGCTGCATCACAACCACACCTGCCTCACCATCTGCCTGCCCAAGCCGCCCAGCCCGCCGGGCCCCGTGCCCGGCTCCTCCACGGCCACGCGCTACATCATGACCGTCCTGGGCTGCCTCTTCGGCATGGTGCTGGTGCTCGGCGCCGTCTACTACTgcctgcggcggcggcggcgccgggAGGAGCAGCAGCAGAAGGCCGCCGCGGCGGCCGCGGCCGGCAGCCTCCAGAAGACGGTCATCGAGCTCAAGTACGGGCCCGAGATGGAGGCGCCCGGCCTGGCCCCGCTGCCCCAGGGCCCGCTGCTGGGCCCCGAGGCCGTGACCCGCGTGCCGTACCTGCCGGCGGCCGCCGGCGAGCTGGAGCAGTACAAGCTGGCGGAGGGCGGCGAGACGCCCAAGGCCAGCAAGGGCAGCTACCTGGAGGTGCGTTCAGGGGGGCAGGCGGAGCGCAGGGACGGGGGGCCGGGCCCCGACAGCCGCAGCTCGGTGGCCGAGATCTCCACCATCGCCAAGGAGGTGGACAAGGTCAACCAGATCATCAACAACTGCATCGACGCCCTCAAGTCCGAGTCCACCTCCTTCCAGGGCGGCAAGGCGGGGGCCGCGGCCGAGCCGCAGCTGGTGCTGCTGTCTGAGCCGCTGGCCGGCAAGCACGGCTTCCTGGCGCCCGCCTACAAGGACGCCTTCAGCCACAGCCTGCAGCGGCATCACAGCGCGGAGGCCGCCCCCGGGGCCCCGCGCGCCAGCACCTCGTCCAGCGGCTCCGCGCGCAGCCCGCGGCCCTACCGCGCCGAGGCCGCCGGGGCGCACAAGGCCGCGGCCGCCGAGGCCAAGTACATCGAGAAGAGCTCGCCCGCGGCCGACGCCATCCTCACTGTGACCCCCGCGGCCGCCGTGCTGCGGGCCGAGGCTGAGAAGAGCCGCCAGTACGGTGAGCACCGGCACTCGTACCCCGGCTCCCACCCCGCCGAGACGCCCCTGCCCCACGAGGGCCCCGGCGGCCGCAAGGCGTCCATCCTGGAGCCGCTGACCCGGCCGCGGCCCCGCGACCTGGCCTACTCGCAGCTGTCCCCGCAGTACCATAACCTGAGCTACTCCTCCAGCCCCGAATACACCTGCAGGGCCTCCCAGAGCATCTGGGAGCGCTTCAGACTGAGCCGCCGGCGGCACAAGGACAACGGGGAGTTCGTGGCGGCCGGCCACGCCCTGCGCAAGAAGGTCCAGTTCGCCCAAGATGAGGACCTGCACGACATCCTGGACTACTGGAAGGGCGTGTCCGCACAGCACAAGtcctga